A window of the Antarctobacter heliothermus genome harbors these coding sequences:
- a CDS encoding glycosyltransferase: protein MRLPDALRSRLRGPAARLRGFRGHLDGEIGGALVGWVQLVPARRPVRVGLYVKGALLAQAPAHAYRGDVAALGYSSGHGGFVLLLTDEIRDMVAANGGLAEVRVMCPRAHVLGHWRPAPPATAPHAAPLGPDRAPLARRLYADLTRLAHRLAAPAPPAWAPRPTPPAQSRMFGTQDYLNGGDLPAPLFAYAEFLRLRDRLDTRFNPARIPEDIPRFLAHYLSDYSATRGGLRIPLSAAAIAWLNAPAAPTMTDDRPCGLSRAARLFSGDGAETTGAETNSALDRLYQWAAGQAWALHCEDCLVAPDHIAALSALSEGAAVQPWGLSEFLLRLRAETAELIPLPIDTEKGRRDLTCAVLILALSRPDFLRYIPPASIDAALSGGVLADFCASMGTPLPRLDRAGYAHALRAAGFDLDRMCFTSLTAEGHRAEFARFAPPDGAPANSPANALVEIQIIGPFGKASGLGQATRLSALMLERAGYHVHRVDFTLDNPSPEDAARARALADLRPARVNLWHINVEALPLAAAYLPDVFSGSYNIAYPFWELDSPGACHPLGIDLVDELWVAPQFGVDVFQPHTDKPVTAVGMSYEDLPDIPRAPARARLEARIGAAPEDFTFLVTFDSFSFLMRKNALGVVEAFSRAFPKDAPGGPPVRLVLKTQNRARVADPAQAALWHRIDAALQADPRITMIDETLPYAEVLQLKKGADAYVSLHRSEGWGFGMIEAMNLGLPVLATAYSGNMDFCDADTCWLVDYTLTEVGPQDYIFVRPGQMWAEPDLDHAAAQMRALYHDPDTRAARTTAALDRVRRDFSQEAIAARYGARMRAILDRLGAAAT from the coding sequence ATGCGCTTACCTGACGCCTTGCGCAGCCGCTTGCGCGGTCCAGCCGCACGGTTGCGCGGCTTTCGCGGACATCTGGATGGCGAGATCGGCGGCGCGCTGGTGGGCTGGGTGCAGCTGGTCCCGGCCCGCCGCCCCGTCAGGGTGGGGCTTTATGTCAAAGGCGCGCTTTTGGCGCAGGCCCCGGCCCATGCCTATCGTGGCGATGTGGCGGCGCTGGGGTATAGCTCTGGCCACGGCGGGTTTGTCCTGCTGCTGACGGATGAGATCCGTGACATGGTGGCGGCCAACGGCGGCTTGGCCGAGGTGCGGGTCATGTGCCCGCGCGCGCATGTGCTGGGCCATTGGCGGCCCGCCCCCCCCGCCACAGCCCCGCACGCCGCACCGCTGGGGCCGGACAGGGCCCCGCTGGCCCGGCGGCTGTACGCGGATCTGACACGGCTGGCGCACCGTCTGGCCGCCCCCGCGCCCCCGGCCTGGGCACCCCGCCCCACCCCGCCGGCGCAGAGCCGGATGTTTGGCACCCAGGACTACCTGAACGGCGGCGACCTGCCTGCGCCGCTCTTTGCCTACGCGGAATTCCTGCGCCTGCGCGACCGGCTGGACACCCGGTTTAATCCGGCCCGGATCCCCGAGGATATCCCCCGGTTCCTTGCGCATTATCTGAGCGATTACAGCGCCACCCGCGGCGGGCTGCGGATCCCGTTGTCCGCCGCTGCGATCGCCTGGTTGAACGCGCCGGCCGCCCCGACAATGACAGACGACCGGCCCTGCGGCCTCAGCCGCGCCGCGCGCTTGTTTTCGGGGGACGGGGCCGAAACCACCGGCGCAGAGACCAACAGCGCGCTTGACCGGCTCTACCAATGGGCCGCCGGGCAGGCCTGGGCGCTGCATTGTGAGGATTGTCTGGTGGCGCCCGACCATATCGCGGCGCTGTCTGCTCTCTCCGAGGGGGCCGCCGTCCAGCCATGGGGACTGTCGGAATTCCTGCTGCGGCTGCGGGCAGAGACTGCGGAACTGATCCCCCTGCCCATCGACACCGAAAAGGGACGACGCGACCTGACCTGTGCCGTGCTGATCCTGGCGCTGTCGCGGCCCGATTTCCTGCGTTACATCCCGCCCGCCAGCATAGACGCCGCCCTGTCGGGGGGCGTGCTGGCGGATTTCTGTGCGTCGATGGGCACGCCGCTGCCCCGGCTTGACCGGGCCGGATATGCCCACGCGTTGCGGGCGGCGGGGTTCGATCTGGACCGCATGTGTTTCACCAGCCTCACCGCCGAAGGGCACCGGGCGGAATTTGCCCGCTTTGCCCCGCCAGACGGCGCACCCGCAAACAGCCCCGCAAACGCCCTCGTGGAGATCCAGATCATCGGCCCCTTTGGCAAGGCCTCTGGGCTGGGACAGGCGACACGGCTGTCGGCCCTGATGCTGGAACGCGCGGGCTATCATGTGCACCGGGTCGATTTCACCCTCGACAATCCCTCGCCCGAGGATGCCGCCCGCGCCCGCGCGCTGGCCGATCTGCGCCCCGCCCGCGTCAACCTGTGGCACATCAACGTCGAGGCGCTGCCGCTGGCCGCCGCCTATCTGCCGGATGTGTTTTCCGGCAGCTACAACATCGCCTATCCGTTCTGGGAGTTGGACAGCCCCGGCGCCTGCCATCCGCTGGGGATCGATCTGGTAGATGAACTCTGGGTCGCGCCGCAATTCGGCGTCGATGTGTTCCAGCCCCATACGGACAAACCCGTCACCGCCGTCGGCATGAGCTATGAGGATCTGCCCGATATCCCCCGCGCCCCCGCCCGCGCGCGGCTGGAGGCGCGGATCGGTGCCGCGCCGGAGGATTTCACCTTTCTCGTCACCTTCGACAGTTTCTCATTCTTGATGCGCAAGAACGCCCTTGGGGTGGTCGAGGCGTTTTCCCGCGCCTTTCCCAAGGACGCGCCGGGTGGCCCGCCCGTGCGGTTGGTGCTCAAGACGCAGAACCGCGCGCGGGTGGCGGACCCGGCGCAGGCCGCGCTGTGGCACAGGATCGACGCCGCCCTGCAGGCCGATCCGCGCATCACCATGATTGACGAAACCCTGCCCTATGCAGAGGTCTTGCAACTGAAAAAGGGCGCGGATGCCTATGTCTCGCTGCACCGCTCCGAGGGCTGGGGCTTTGGCATGATCGAGGCGATGAACCTTGGCCTGCCGGTGCTGGCCACCGCCTATTCCGGCAATATGGATTTCTGCGACGCGGACACCTGCTGGCTGGTGGATTACACCCTGACAGAGGTCGGCCCGCAGGATTACATCTTTGTCCGTCCGGGGCAGATGTGGGCCGAACCGGATCTGGACCACGCCGCCGCGCAGATGCGCGCGCTGTATCACGACCCCGACACCCGCGCCGCCCGCACGACCGCCGCGCTGGACCGGGTGCGGCGCGATTTCTCGCAAGAGGCGATTGCGGCGCGTTACGGCGCGCGGATGCGGGCGATCCTCGATAGGCTCGGGGCGGCTGCCACATGA
- a CDS encoding glycosyltransferase family 2 protein yields MPKISVVTAVFNREKTIAEAIGSVAAQDHPDVEHVIQDGGSQDGTLDVIRGAAGPQVSLQSAPDGGIYDGINKGIARTTGDIVGLMHSDDLFAAPDVLSTVAKAMADPAVDGVYGDLDYVAADDVTRIIRKWRSGAYAPSRLRTGWMPPHPTLYLRRAVFDTWGLYDTSFRIAADYDAMLRYLAKGGIRLAYVPEVFVKMRVGGESNKSIRKIIQKSAEDYRAIRGNGVGGAGTLAMKNLSKIQQFF; encoded by the coding sequence TTGCCCAAGATTTCCGTCGTCACGGCTGTTTTCAACCGTGAAAAGACCATTGCCGAGGCGATCGGCAGTGTCGCCGCCCAGGATCATCCCGACGTCGAGCACGTCATTCAGGATGGCGGATCGCAGGACGGCACGCTTGACGTGATCCGGGGCGCCGCCGGCCCCCAAGTGTCGCTGCAAAGCGCACCGGACGGCGGCATCTATGACGGCATCAACAAGGGCATCGCGCGCACCACCGGCGATATTGTCGGGCTGATGCATTCGGACGATCTGTTTGCCGCGCCGGATGTGCTGAGCACCGTGGCCAAGGCCATGGCCGACCCCGCAGTCGATGGCGTCTATGGCGATCTCGACTATGTGGCGGCCGATGACGTGACCCGCATCATCCGCAAGTGGCGTTCAGGGGCCTACGCGCCGTCCCGGCTCAGAACCGGCTGGATGCCGCCGCATCCCACGCTCTACCTGCGGCGCGCGGTCTTTGACACATGGGGGCTGTATGACACCTCTTTTCGCATCGCGGCGGATTATGACGCCATGCTGCGTTATCTCGCCAAGGGCGGCATTCGTCTGGCCTATGTGCCGGAGGTGTTTGTCAAGATGCGGGTCGGCGGCGAAAGCAACAAGTCGATCCGGAAAATCATCCAGAAGAGCGCCGAGGACTATCGCGCCATCAGGGGCAATGGTGTAGGCGGGGCTGGCACCCTCGCCATGAAGAACCTTTCAAAGATACAGCAGTTTTTTTGA
- a CDS encoding replication initiator protein A encodes MGSTTAGGLLPDRHPNSDFFVCDIFDASPKDDLASMEHPIFSLATRPDTRVLSYEHNGMSVQVTPSVRGRATIHDKDILIYCISQLMAAVNAGRAVSRHLTLRAHDLLVATNRDTSGDAYARLKEAFERLAGTRITTNIATGGEETTRGFGLIEAWEIVRKTRGGRMVSVRVTLSDWLYRAVLSKSVLTLSRDYFRLRKPLERRIYELARKHCGRQKSWKVSVAVLHKKAGSAAPVRVFRAAVRKMIAQDHLPDYALEEVEGDMLQVTRRDEVVEAMGPSLPPLLPETLQAARSLRPGADVYALEADWRAWWAASGRVQVRNPDKAFLGFVAGSGKA; translated from the coding sequence ATGGGCAGTACCACAGCGGGCGGGCTATTGCCCGACCGGCATCCGAATAGCGATTTCTTTGTCTGCGACATCTTCGATGCCTCGCCCAAGGACGATCTCGCCTCGATGGAACATCCGATTTTCTCACTGGCGACGCGGCCCGACACGCGGGTGCTGTCCTATGAGCACAATGGCATGTCGGTGCAGGTGACGCCCTCTGTCCGGGGGCGGGCGACGATCCACGACAAGGACATCCTGATCTATTGCATCAGCCAGTTGATGGCGGCGGTGAATGCCGGGCGCGCCGTATCGCGCCACCTGACGCTGCGCGCGCATGACCTGCTGGTGGCAACCAACCGCGATACATCCGGCGATGCCTATGCACGTCTCAAGGAGGCGTTCGAGCGGCTGGCCGGCACCCGCATCACCACCAATATCGCCACCGGGGGCGAGGAGACGACGCGCGGCTTTGGCCTGATCGAGGCATGGGAGATCGTGCGCAAGACGCGCGGCGGGCGCATGGTGTCGGTCCGGGTCACGCTGTCGGACTGGCTGTACCGGGCGGTGCTGTCGAAATCGGTGCTGACCCTGAGCCGCGATTATTTCCGCCTGCGCAAACCGCTGGAGCGGCGGATCTATGAGCTGGCGCGCAAACATTGCGGGCGGCAGAAATCATGGAAGGTGAGCGTGGCGGTGCTGCACAAGAAGGCGGGCAGTGCCGCCCCCGTGCGGGTGTTCCGGGCGGCGGTGCGCAAGATGATCGCACAGGACCACCTGCCGGATTACGCGCTGGAGGAGGTCGAGGGCGACATGCTGCAGGTCACCCGGCGCGACGAGGTGGTCGAGGCCATGGGTCCCAGCCTGCCGCCGCTGCTGCCCGAGACGTTGCAGGCGGCGCGGAGCTTGCGCCCCGGCGCGGATGTCTACGCTTTGGAGGCGGACTGGCGGGCGTGGTGGGCGGCCTCGGGCCGGGTGCAGGTGCGCAATCCCGACAAGGCGTTTTTGGGGTTCGTGGCCGGATCAGGCAAAGCCTGA
- a CDS encoding nucleotidyltransferase family protein, with amino-acid sequence MTHSDLSAEMAETDAWISASLRKDPPDGLRHPPLDTAALISRVAYHGVAGLLAEDAALMARLPDEVAQGIQDIARGHAFWELAHRRLLTRLAPDLAAAGIAPLILKGTALAYSVYDKPTLRPRGDTDVVVAEADYDRSQEILKAHGFSLAFAPGGQIVSSQCSYERHDGHGLHHVIDLHRQTNNHAALAGVFPYAELRARAEPLDRLAPMLLRPGLVDAMLFACYHRFMHIAKPITVTGTSHLSENRLIWLLDMVRIARFLSDSDWETLVARARDKGLLRICHGSLVAARDWAGLVLPAPVLQALEAAPPDEPPVRFLRAGRAGRLMANLAATPGTGQRLGFLWETAFPPAAYMREAFGHAGRPEPLPKLYLRRALRGVAALTRKGSTDL; translated from the coding sequence ATGACCCATTCGGACCTTTCGGCAGAGATGGCCGAAACAGATGCCTGGATCTCTGCCAGTCTGCGCAAGGATCCCCCGGATGGCCTGCGGCATCCGCCGCTGGACACCGCCGCGCTGATCAGCCGGGTGGCCTATCACGGTGTCGCCGGCCTGCTTGCCGAAGATGCGGCCCTGATGGCGCGCCTGCCGGACGAGGTTGCACAGGGCATACAGGACATCGCGCGCGGGCACGCCTTTTGGGAACTGGCGCACCGGCGTCTCCTGACCCGGCTTGCGCCGGATCTTGCCGCCGCCGGGATAGCGCCGCTGATCCTGAAGGGAACGGCGCTGGCCTATTCGGTTTATGACAAACCGACCCTGCGGCCCCGGGGCGACACCGATGTGGTGGTCGCCGAGGCGGATTACGACCGCTCCCAGGAGATCCTGAAGGCGCATGGCTTTTCGTTGGCTTTTGCGCCCGGAGGGCAGATCGTTTCGTCGCAATGCTCTTATGAAAGGCACGACGGACACGGGCTGCACCATGTCATCGATCTGCACCGCCAGACGAACAATCACGCGGCGCTGGCGGGGGTGTTCCCCTATGCGGAATTGCGGGCGCGGGCCGAACCGCTGGACCGCCTTGCGCCGATGCTGCTGCGCCCCGGTCTTGTCGATGCGATGCTGTTCGCCTGTTATCATCGGTTCATGCATATCGCCAAACCGATCACCGTGACGGGCACATCCCATCTCAGTGAAAACCGCCTGATCTGGCTGCTGGACATGGTCAGGATCGCGCGGTTCCTTTCGGACAGCGACTGGGAGACTCTGGTGGCGCGCGCCCGCGACAAGGGACTTTTGCGGATCTGCCACGGCTCTCTGGTCGCCGCGCGGGACTGGGCCGGACTGGTCCTGCCCGCCCCGGTGCTGCAAGCGCTTGAAGCGGCGCCGCCGGATGAGCCGCCGGTGCGGTTTCTCAGGGCAGGGCGCGCGGGCAGGCTGATGGCCAATCTGGCCGCCACCCCCGGAACGGGCCAGAGATTGGGCTTTCTGTGGGAAACCGCCTTTCCCCCCGCCGCGTATATGCGCGAGGCTTTTGGCCATGCCGGGCGGCCTGAACCCCTGCCCAAGCTGTACCTGCGGCGGGCCCTGCGCGGCGTGGCGGCGCTGACGCGGAAGGGGAGCACTGATCTATGA
- a CDS encoding mannose-1-phosphate guanylyltransferase/mannose-6-phosphate isomerase, which produces MIFPVLLCGGSGTRLWPLSRKSYPKQFAEVVGDESLFQASARRFAGIGFAEPLVVTGDPFRFIVTEQLDEIGVKPSGILIEPEGRNTAPAAAAAALFAMAQDPSAMILLVPSDHAISQPELFREAVLAGKTAAEAGQIVTFGIAPSRAETGYGWLETGAEEHGVLKLERFVEKPDAKTAEELFADKRYLWNAGVFLARASVLVEAFRTYAPEILDGVAAAMQAAQSDLGFTRIDPELWAKVEDESIDFAVMEKAPNLSAVRFDGHWTDLGGWESVWLESDRDENGNAVSDHAIAFDCEHTLLRAESSDQELVGIGLKNVVAVAMRDAVMVADLSEAQNVKKAVKVLKDRGAKQATSFPVDHRPWGWFETLILADRFQVKRIHVHPGAALSLQSHHHRSEHWIVVQGTAKVTVDEDVKLLTENQSVYIPLGAVHRMENPGKVPMVLIEVQTGSYLGEDDIIRYEDVYARS; this is translated from the coding sequence ATGATCTTTCCGGTTCTTCTGTGTGGCGGCTCCGGCACCCGCCTCTGGCCGCTGTCCCGCAAATCCTACCCCAAGCAGTTCGCCGAGGTCGTGGGCGACGAAAGCCTGTTTCAGGCTTCGGCGCGCCGCTTTGCCGGGATCGGCTTTGCCGAACCGCTGGTGGTGACCGGCGACCCGTTCCGGTTCATCGTGACCGAACAACTGGATGAGATCGGCGTCAAACCCTCGGGCATCCTGATCGAACCCGAAGGCCGCAACACCGCGCCCGCCGCCGCCGCCGCCGCCCTGTTCGCCATGGCACAGGACCCGAGCGCGATGATCCTGCTGGTGCCCTCGGACCACGCCATCTCGCAGCCTGAACTGTTCCGCGAGGCGGTGCTGGCCGGCAAGACCGCCGCCGAGGCGGGCCAGATCGTGACCTTCGGCATCGCCCCCAGCCGGGCCGAGACCGGCTATGGTTGGCTGGAAACCGGCGCCGAGGAACACGGCGTGCTGAAACTGGAACGCTTTGTCGAAAAGCCTGACGCCAAAACCGCCGAAGAGCTTTTTGCCGACAAGCGTTATCTGTGGAATGCGGGTGTCTTTCTGGCCCGCGCCTCGGTGCTGGTCGAGGCGTTCAGGACCTACGCGCCCGAGATCCTCGACGGCGTCGCCGCCGCCATGCAGGCAGCGCAAAGCGATCTGGGCTTTACCCGCATCGACCCAGAACTCTGGGCAAAGGTCGAGGACGAGTCGATCGACTTTGCCGTCATGGAAAAAGCACCCAACCTGTCGGCTGTGCGCTTTGACGGTCACTGGACCGATCTGGGTGGCTGGGAATCGGTCTGGCTGGAATCGGACCGCGACGAGAACGGCAACGCAGTCTCTGACCATGCCATCGCCTTTGACTGCGAACATACCCTGCTGCGCGCCGAATCCAGCGATCAGGAACTGGTCGGCATCGGGCTGAAAAACGTGGTCGCCGTGGCGATGCGCGACGCGGTCATGGTGGCCGACCTGTCAGAGGCGCAGAACGTCAAGAAGGCGGTCAAGGTGCTCAAGGATCGTGGCGCCAAGCAGGCGACCAGCTTTCCGGTCGATCACCGCCCATGGGGCTGGTTCGAAACGCTGATCCTCGCCGACCGCTTTCAAGTGAAACGCATCCACGTGCACCCCGGTGCGGCACTGTCTCTGCAAAGCCACCACCACCGGTCGGAACACTGGATCGTCGTGCAGGGCACCGCCAAGGTGACCGTGGACGAGGACGTCAAGCTGCTGACCGAAAACCAGTCGGTCTATATTCCGCTGGGCGCGGTGCACCGGATGGAAAACCCCGGCAAGGTGCCGATGGTGCTGATCGAGGTGCAGACCGGCAGCTATCTGGGCGAGGATGACATCATCCGCTACGAGGACGTCTACGCGCGCAGCTAA
- a CDS encoding AAA family ATPase, protein MSDLPPYFGIDPDIAATQLEAPARTQDFARIAKACAAGRGDLCSRGLEEGGGRTLRLFSTWEITRYLIPVAVGHFRRVLKQNPDLPQGRSETTGGAKWFSFDEVLRLRAHFAAEGSKSKNYLPYRPKDHPAKMIAVANFKGGVGKTSTAAHLAMSAALDGYKVLVIDLDSQGSMTSIFGGKVEDEWQTVFPLLARHYARHMQADNQARAARGEAPQPLDDTLSEALDATAQELIQKTHWPNIDLIGAQLNLYWAEFQIPVWRMAARGWRLWDALTDSLEADGVLDDYDLIFLDTPPALGYLTINGLAAADILLVPLGASFLEFDSTGRFFDMLHSTFGSIEEAENIAARALGREGLAFEWDAVRAIVTRYDGAQQGELAALMQSYLGPTLSPHRQGFTALIGQAGEQVQGIYEADYRDFNRETYVRGRETFDATWAAVKSLVIGAWRRDERAALQAAE, encoded by the coding sequence ATGAGCGATCTCCCCCCCTATTTCGGCATCGATCCCGATATCGCCGCGACCCAGCTAGAGGCCCCCGCGCGCACGCAGGATTTCGCACGCATCGCCAAGGCTTGCGCCGCCGGGCGCGGCGATCTGTGCAGCCGGGGCTTGGAAGAGGGCGGCGGGCGCACCCTGCGGCTGTTCTCCACATGGGAAATCACCCGCTACCTGATCCCGGTCGCCGTGGGCCATTTCCGCCGGGTGCTGAAACAGAACCCCGACTTGCCGCAAGGACGGTCAGAGACCACCGGCGGCGCCAAGTGGTTCAGCTTTGACGAGGTGCTGCGCCTGCGCGCGCATTTTGCCGCCGAAGGCTCCAAGTCGAAAAACTACCTGCCCTACCGACCCAAGGATCATCCGGCGAAAATGATCGCCGTGGCGAATTTCAAAGGCGGCGTGGGCAAGACCTCAACCGCTGCCCATCTAGCGATGAGTGCAGCACTCGACGGTTACAAGGTGCTGGTGATCGATCTGGATTCCCAAGGCTCGATGACCTCGATTTTTGGCGGCAAGGTCGAGGATGAATGGCAGACGGTCTTTCCCCTGCTCGCGCGCCACTACGCCCGCCACATGCAGGCGGACAATCAGGCCCGCGCGGCCCGAGGTGAGGCGCCACAGCCCTTGGATGACACATTGTCAGAGGCGCTGGATGCCACCGCGCAGGAGCTGATCCAGAAAACCCACTGGCCCAACATCGACCTGATCGGCGCGCAACTGAACCTGTATTGGGCGGAATTCCAGATCCCGGTCTGGCGCATGGCGGCGCGCGGCTGGCGGCTCTGGGATGCGCTGACCGACAGCCTCGAGGCGGACGGCGTGCTGGATGACTATGACCTGATCTTTCTCGATACGCCCCCCGCCCTTGGCTACCTGACGATCAACGGGCTGGCGGCTGCCGACATCCTGCTGGTGCCGCTGGGGGCGTCGTTCCTCGAATTCGACAGCACGGGCCGGTTCTTTGACATGCTGCATTCCACCTTCGGCTCCATTGAGGAGGCAGAGAACATCGCCGCCCGCGCCCTTGGCCGCGAAGGACTGGCCTTTGAGTGGGACGCAGTCCGCGCCATCGTCACCCGCTATGACGGCGCGCAACAGGGCGAACTGGCGGCCCTGATGCAAAGCTATCTTGGTCCCACCCTGTCACCGCACCGACAAGGGTTCACCGCGCTGATCGGGCAGGCGGGCGAACAGGTGCAGGGCATCTACGAGGCCGACTACCGCGACTTCAACCGAGAGACCTATGTGCGTGGGCGCGAAACCTTTGACGCCACATGGGCGGCGGTCAAATCGCTGGTCATCGGCGCTTGGCGGCGGGACGAACGCGCCGCGCTTCAGGCGGCAGAGTGA
- a CDS encoding DUF2793 domain-containing protein has protein sequence MSDVSAVLSLPYLLPAQAQKHVTHNEALGRLDVAVQLAVIARDLAVPPADPGQGDRYLVPAGASGDWAGRDGEIAVYDMNTWVFQAPVAGWSARVLSEDAQVRFDGTAWQDGLGALHVDTLGVNGAADATNRLMSVAPATLLTHDGAGHQLKVNKAAETDTASLLFQTDWSGRAEMGTTGTDEFAIKVSADGAAWQTALAFDGASGTVSGAAVQNAPTDTGAGKLARADYAYGPGNLLGGVAQAGGIPTGAVLESGTNANGSYLRLADGTQICWQQMPSSAAGQTLWLYPAGFAAGSVPIIQATAQVQTAHFASTGAPSAAGVNFSVWGLSAARVAYATGLLAIGRWI, from the coding sequence ATGTCCGATGTCTCGGCGGTTTTGTCGCTGCCTTATCTGTTGCCCGCGCAGGCCCAGAAACATGTCACCCACAACGAGGCGCTGGGGCGGCTTGATGTGGCGGTGCAACTGGCGGTGATCGCGCGGGATCTGGCTGTGCCGCCTGCCGATCCGGGGCAGGGGGACCGCTATCTGGTGCCTGCGGGGGCCAGTGGCGATTGGGCCGGGCGGGACGGTGAGATCGCGGTTTATGACATGAATACATGGGTGTTTCAGGCGCCGGTGGCGGGCTGGTCCGCGCGGGTGCTGTCCGAGGATGCGCAGGTCCGCTTTGATGGCACCGCGTGGCAGGATGGGCTGGGCGCGCTGCATGTCGATACGCTGGGTGTGAACGGTGCGGCGGATGCCACCAACCGGCTGATGAGCGTGGCCCCCGCCACGCTGTTGACCCATGACGGCGCGGGGCACCAGTTGAAGGTGAACAAGGCCGCCGAGACCGACACCGCCAGCCTGCTGTTCCAGACCGATTGGTCGGGCCGCGCCGAGATGGGCACCACCGGCACCGATGAATTTGCCATCAAGGTCAGCGCCGATGGCGCGGCGTGGCAGACCGCGCTGGCCTTTGACGGGGCCAGTGGCACGGTGTCTGGGGCGGCGGTGCAGAACGCCCCCACTGACACCGGTGCGGGCAAGCTGGCGCGGGCGGATTACGCCTATGGCCCCGGCAACCTGCTGGGCGGGGTGGCGCAGGCGGGGGGAATCCCCACCGGCGCGGTGCTGGAGAGCGGGACCAACGCCAACGGCAGCTATCTGCGGCTGGCGGATGGCACGCAGATCTGCTGGCAGCAGATGCCCTCTAGTGCGGCGGGTCAGACGCTGTGGCTGTATCCCGCAGGGTTCGCGGCAGGCAGCGTGCCGATCATACAGGCCACGGCGCAGGTGCAGACCGCGCATTTCGCCAGCACCGGCGCGCCTTCGGCCGCAGGAGTGAATTTTTCGGTCTGGGGGCTGTCGGCGGCGCGGGTGGCCTATGCCACCGGGCTGTTGGCCATCGGGCGCTGGATCTGA
- a CDS encoding ParB/RepB/Spo0J family partition protein: protein MAKRKRLTPANPMFLEPAPETKSAVAAPLRAPIADVAREASATAAAEEMAHSMAQARAQGRMVIAVPLAQIRRDHLTRDRVTVDEDDMAPLIESLRARGQQTPVDLVDLWPNKDGPRYGLISGWRRCLALERLHAETGEAQFAEVLALLRRPQDSSAAYVAMIEENEIRAGLSYYERARIVLRAVEAGAFADAGAALRGLFASASRAKRSKIGSFTTIVSALDGALQFPRALGERQGLALAQALEADAGLAAKLAATLRREAPETAEAELALLRSTLQPARPDRPKSHPVSVQVVRRSNREVSLIGEAVDEAFLKDLEAWIAKRRV, encoded by the coding sequence ATGGCCAAGCGCAAACGCCTGACCCCTGCCAACCCGATGTTCCTCGAGCCCGCGCCCGAGACCAAATCCGCCGTCGCCGCCCCGCTGCGCGCGCCCATCGCCGATGTCGCCCGCGAGGCCAGCGCCACCGCCGCCGCCGAGGAAATGGCCCACAGCATGGCTCAGGCGCGCGCGCAGGGCCGCATGGTGATCGCCGTGCCGCTGGCGCAGATCCGCCGCGACCACCTGACCCGCGACCGGGTGACGGTGGACGAGGACGACATGGCCCCCCTGATCGAAAGCCTGCGCGCCCGTGGCCAGCAGACGCCGGTGGATCTGGTCGATCTCTGGCCCAACAAAGACGGGCCGCGCTATGGGCTGATCTCTGGCTGGCGGCGCTGTCTGGCGCTGGAGCGGTTGCATGCCGAGACCGGTGAGGCGCAGTTCGCAGAGGTGCTGGCGCTGTTGCGCCGCCCGCAGGACAGTTCCGCCGCCTATGTGGCGATGATCGAAGAAAACGAGATCCGTGCTGGCCTGAGCTATTATGAACGTGCACGCATCGTGCTGCGCGCGGTCGAGGCCGGGGCCTTTGCCGATGCGGGGGCTGCGCTGCGCGGGCTGTTTGCCAGCGCCAGCCGCGCCAAACGCTCAAAAATCGGCAGTTTCACCACCATCGTCAGTGCGCTGGACGGGGCGTTGCAGTTCCCCCGCGCGCTTGGCGAACGGCAGGGGCTGGCGCTGGCGCAGGCGCTGGAGGCGGATGCCGGTCTGGCCGCAAAGCTGGCCGCAACCCTGCGCCGAGAGGCCCCTGAGACCGCCGAGGCGGAATTGGCGCTGTTGCGCAGCACGCTGCAACCCGCAAGACCCGACAGGCCCAAATCCCACCCGGTTTCGGTTCAGGTTGTGCGCCGCTCTAACCGTGAGGTGTCCTTGATCGGTGAGGCGGTGGATGAGGCGTTCCTGAAAGACCTCGAGGCCTGGATCGCGAAAAGGCGGGTGTAA